The Gillisia sp. Hel_I_86 genome has a segment encoding these proteins:
- a CDS encoding ABC transporter permease produces MLKILKYSFFDLVRSRWSYVYFLFYLLLGIVLLFLNNDLSKAVITLMNVIIILVPLIGTIFGVMYYYNSREFTELLLAQPVKRSSIFLGQYFGVASSLAMSLVIGLGLPFVFYGIYNSSAIWDFSLLLITGAFLTFIFTALAFVIALANENKIKGFGYAILLWLFMAVIYDGLFLMSLVYFENYPLDKFSLVATMLNPVDLSRVLILLKLDISALLGYTGAVFQKFFGTNLGLIISIGMLILWVLIPTGIIYRMAKRKDF; encoded by the coding sequence ATGCTTAAAATATTAAAATACAGTTTTTTTGACTTGGTACGCAGCCGATGGAGTTACGTATATTTTCTCTTTTACTTATTATTGGGGATCGTACTCTTGTTTCTAAACAACGACCTTTCCAAAGCCGTAATAACATTAATGAATGTGATCATTATCCTGGTACCTTTGATTGGAACCATTTTTGGGGTGATGTATTATTATAATTCACGGGAATTTACCGAACTCCTGCTTGCACAACCGGTGAAGCGTAGTTCCATCTTTTTAGGGCAGTATTTTGGGGTGGCATCCTCGCTGGCCATGAGTTTGGTGATTGGTCTGGGACTGCCTTTTGTTTTCTACGGTATATATAACAGCAGCGCAATTTGGGACTTTTCGTTGTTACTGATAACAGGGGCATTTCTTACTTTTATTTTCACCGCGCTGGCATTTGTGATTGCGCTGGCCAACGAAAATAAAATCAAAGGTTTTGGATATGCAATTTTGTTATGGTTGTTTATGGCAGTAATCTATGATGGCCTGTTCCTAATGTCCTTGGTTTATTTTGAAAATTACCCGCTGGATAAATTCTCCCTTGTTGCCACCATGCTGAATCCCGTGGACCTTTCTCGGGTACTAATTTTACTAAAACTGGATATTTCGGCACTTTTGGGATATACCGGTGCGGTTTTTCAGAAATTCTTTGGCACAAACCTGGGGTTAATAATTTCCATTGGCATGTTGATATTGTGGGTATTGATCCCAACTGGAATTATTTACAGGATGGCCAAACGAAAGGATTTTTAA
- a CDS encoding ABC transporter ATP-binding protein produces the protein MIQIEYLHKKFGTNQVLKGIDLEIEQGGIFAVLGPNGSGKTTLIKSILGMVIPDSGNIKLSGKMVTNHWKYRNEINYLPQIANFPGNLKVKELIDMIKDLRTGKKAEDQHLMELFRLGPFMDKKLSNLSGGTKQKVNLLLTFMFDSPLIILDEPTSGLDPISHLRLKELVKAEKAKGKTILITSHIMGFVEEIADEIVFLLEGKIYFKGSIRELKTKTEQPDFEHAIASILTTSDA, from the coding sequence ATGATTCAAATTGAATATTTACATAAAAAATTCGGCACCAATCAGGTGCTAAAAGGCATTGACCTGGAAATTGAACAGGGTGGAATATTTGCGGTGTTGGGACCTAATGGTTCAGGAAAAACAACCCTGATAAAAAGCATATTGGGGATGGTGATCCCAGATTCCGGGAATATTAAGTTATCGGGCAAAATGGTTACAAACCATTGGAAATATCGCAATGAGATCAACTACCTTCCGCAAATAGCGAATTTTCCTGGAAATTTAAAGGTAAAGGAACTCATTGATATGATTAAAGACCTTCGCACCGGAAAAAAAGCCGAAGACCAGCATTTGATGGAGCTGTTCCGTTTAGGTCCTTTTATGGATAAGAAATTAAGCAACCTTTCCGGCGGCACCAAACAAAAAGTAAACCTGTTGCTTACCTTTATGTTCGATAGTCCGTTGATTATCTTGGACGAACCCACATCAGGATTAGACCCCATCTCGCACCTTCGGTTAAAAGAACTTGTTAAAGCCGAAAAAGCCAAAGGAAAAACCATCCTCATCACTTCCCACATTATGGGTTTTGTGGAAGAAATAGCCGACGAGATCGTATTTCTCTTGGAAGGAAAAATATATTTTAAAGGCAGTATCAGGGAATTAAAGACCAAAACCGAACAGCCCGACTTTGAACATGCCATTGCCTCCATTTTAACTACAAGTGATGCTTAA
- a CDS encoding nitrous oxide reductase family maturation protein NosD, which produces MKNFLYISIITLKLSLSPSFAQNLEVCASCEFTSITEAVDKATAFDTIYVKKGIYNEFNIEIIKPLTIIGINNPVIDGQNKGEIITVQANNVAIDGLTIVNVGTSYTTDFAAVRVVKSENFLLQNLKLERLFFGIYLEKSKNGKVFNNTIVGDAKNEYSSGNGIQLWYCRNVEVRGNKIKKVRDGIYLEFSDEIIINENISSENLRYGLHFMFSNNDTYTNNLFENNGAGVAVMFSKFIIMKNNTFKKNWGSAAFGLLLKEINDSEISHNTFEENTVGINVEGSNRVNYAHNDFKNNGWAVKVRGACYHNIFKENNFLSNSFDVSYNSRLNDNKFDRNHWSNYTGYDLNRNGIGDVPYRPVKLFSYIVNRTPETIILLRSLFIDIIDFSEKVSPIFTPNDLLDEHPLLKPVRHDSN; this is translated from the coding sequence TTGAAAAACTTCCTCTACATATCAATTATTACACTGAAGCTTTCGCTTTCACCATCCTTTGCACAAAACCTAGAGGTATGCGCTTCCTGTGAATTTACTTCCATCACGGAAGCTGTAGATAAAGCAACTGCTTTCGATACGATTTACGTAAAAAAAGGAATTTACAATGAATTCAATATAGAGATTATTAAACCACTCACAATTATAGGCATAAACAATCCAGTAATCGATGGGCAAAACAAAGGGGAAATCATCACTGTTCAAGCTAATAATGTTGCTATAGACGGACTAACTATTGTAAATGTTGGAACCAGTTACACTACAGATTTTGCTGCGGTTCGGGTAGTAAAAAGTGAAAATTTCCTACTACAAAATTTAAAACTGGAACGTCTCTTTTTCGGCATTTATCTGGAAAAATCAAAGAATGGTAAAGTTTTTAACAATACTATTGTTGGCGATGCGAAGAATGAATATAGTTCTGGGAACGGAATCCAGCTTTGGTATTGCAGGAATGTAGAAGTTCGTGGCAATAAAATCAAAAAAGTTAGGGACGGTATTTATTTGGAATTTTCAGATGAAATCATAATTAACGAAAATATAAGTTCAGAAAATCTTCGGTATGGTTTGCACTTTATGTTTTCCAACAACGACACGTACACAAATAATCTTTTTGAAAATAACGGCGCGGGCGTGGCAGTAATGTTCTCCAAATTTATAATAATGAAAAACAATACTTTCAAAAAAAACTGGGGTTCGGCTGCTTTTGGATTGTTGCTTAAAGAAATAAACGATTCTGAAATCTCACACAACACTTTTGAAGAAAACACGGTGGGGATCAATGTTGAAGGCTCCAACCGGGTGAACTATGCCCATAATGATTTTAAAAATAACGGCTGGGCGGTAAAAGTACGTGGTGCCTGCTACCACAACATCTTTAAGGAGAACAATTTTCTCTCCAATTCTTTTGATGTTTCCTATAATAGCAGGCTCAACGATAATAAATTCGACCGTAATCACTGGAGCAATTATACGGGCTACGATTTAAACCGAAATGGGATTGGAGATGTACCTTACCGGCCTGTAAAACTGTTTTCGTATATCGTAAACCGTACCCCCGAAACAATCATTTTGTTGCGCAGTTTGTTTATTGATATCATTGATTTTTCCGAAAAAGTATCGCCCATCTTCACACCCAATGACCTGTTAGATGAACATCCACTGCTAAAACCTGTTCGCCATGATTCAAATTGA
- a CDS encoding nitrous oxide reductase accessory protein NosL yields the protein MKSPIYLVIVALLLISCEISPQPINYGNEACEFCRMTIVDKQHAGQLVNSKGKAYNFDAIECMINYTEENKGTSHELYLINDFENPGVLINAKTATYLVSPQLPSPMGANLSGFASEGDAKRAKNQYGGELYNWEAITNK from the coding sequence ATGAAGAGCCCTATTTATTTAGTAATAGTCGCACTATTATTGATTTCTTGTGAAATTAGCCCACAACCAATAAATTATGGAAATGAAGCTTGTGAATTTTGCAGAATGACTATTGTGGATAAGCAACATGCCGGCCAACTGGTAAATTCCAAAGGGAAAGCTTACAACTTTGATGCGATAGAATGCATGATCAATTATACTGAAGAAAACAAGGGCACCTCTCATGAACTTTACCTAATCAATGATTTTGAAAATCCAGGAGTTTTAATAAATGCCAAAACGGCTACATATTTGGTCAGTCCTCAATTACCAAGCCCTATGGGTGCCAATCTTTCCGGGTTTGCTTCAGAAGGAGATGCGAAAAGGGCCAAAAATCAATATGGTGGGGAGCTTTATAATTGGGAAGCTATTACTAATAAATAG
- the nosZ gene encoding Sec-dependent nitrous-oxide reductase gives MKKSIKIIASLLLTIGLFGCDNDNKKKDGNRGALASNAAEKVYVAPGDHDEFYAFISGGYSGNLTVYGLPSGRMFKEIPVFSQFPTNGYGYSEETKPMLNTSHGFIPWDDSHHPDISQTSGKLDGRWIFINGNNTPRIAKIDLKTFETTEIIEVPNSAGNHSSSFVTENTEYVVAGTRFSVPVPQQDMPIKEYKGKFKGALSFISVAPETGRMNIKFQLLMPGFNYDLAHPGRGKSHGWFFFTTYNTEEANSLLEVNASQNDKDFIAAINWKKIEEYVNNGGGKTMPANYAHNVYDDETHNATSTMMKEVLVVDPLEVPGAVFLLPTPKSPHGVDVDPSGEYIIGNGKLSADLTVHSFTKMIDAIENKKFDGDAYGIPILNFEDILSGTVKQAGLGPLHTEFDGKGNAYTTFFISSELVKWDVETREVIDRKPNYYSVGHVMIPGGNSAEPFGKYAVSMNKITKDRYLPTGPELEHSAQLFDISGEKMELLLDFPTHGEPHYAAGIPASIIKENSQKIFKLAENKHEYAALSVNDAKVERDGNEVHVYMTMIRSHFTPDNIEGIKVGDKVYFHITNHEQDFDVPHGFAMIGANNSELLIMPGQTKTLVWEPKQVGVWPFYCTDFCSALHQEMQGYVRVSPKSSNIELSWSLGDD, from the coding sequence ATGAAAAAATCAATAAAAATTATAGCATCGCTCTTGCTTACAATTGGTCTCTTTGGTTGCGATAATGACAACAAGAAAAAGGATGGCAATCGTGGGGCTTTAGCTTCGAATGCAGCCGAAAAGGTATATGTGGCACCAGGGGACCATGATGAGTTCTACGCCTTTATTTCAGGTGGGTACAGTGGTAACTTAACAGTTTACGGATTGCCATCTGGTAGAATGTTCAAAGAGATTCCCGTTTTCTCTCAATTCCCCACCAATGGGTATGGTTATTCAGAAGAAACAAAACCAATGCTTAATACTTCCCATGGTTTTATTCCATGGGACGATTCCCACCACCCCGATATTTCACAAACCAGTGGAAAGCTGGATGGGCGCTGGATTTTTATAAACGGGAACAATACCCCGCGTATCGCAAAAATAGATTTGAAAACTTTTGAAACCACCGAAATTATCGAGGTTCCAAATTCTGCGGGTAACCACAGTTCTTCCTTCGTGACAGAAAATACCGAATATGTGGTCGCAGGGACCAGGTTCTCGGTACCGGTACCCCAACAAGATATGCCTATTAAGGAGTATAAAGGAAAATTTAAAGGTGCGCTTTCCTTTATTAGTGTAGCTCCGGAAACAGGCAGGATGAACATTAAGTTCCAATTATTGATGCCTGGGTTCAATTATGATCTTGCCCACCCGGGACGAGGAAAATCCCATGGTTGGTTCTTTTTTACTACGTATAATACCGAAGAGGCCAATAGCCTTTTGGAAGTAAACGCTTCTCAAAATGACAAAGATTTTATTGCAGCGATAAACTGGAAAAAAATCGAAGAATATGTAAACAACGGTGGTGGAAAAACAATGCCAGCAAATTATGCGCACAATGTATATGACGATGAAACGCACAATGCCACTTCAACCATGATGAAAGAAGTCTTGGTAGTAGATCCACTAGAAGTTCCAGGTGCTGTATTCCTACTTCCAACCCCTAAATCCCCACATGGCGTAGATGTAGATCCATCGGGTGAATATATTATTGGGAACGGAAAACTTTCTGCCGACCTAACGGTACATTCCTTTACTAAAATGATTGATGCCATAGAAAACAAGAAATTTGACGGGGATGCTTATGGAATTCCAATCTTGAATTTTGAGGATATTTTATCGGGCACAGTAAAACAAGCTGGATTAGGGCCCCTACATACAGAATTTGATGGAAAAGGAAATGCTTATACAACATTCTTTATCTCTTCAGAACTTGTAAAATGGGATGTGGAAACGCGTGAGGTGATAGACCGTAAACCAAATTATTATTCTGTAGGACACGTAATGATTCCTGGAGGGAATTCGGCAGAACCGTTTGGCAAGTATGCAGTTTCTATGAACAAAATCACGAAAGATCGTTATTTGCCAACAGGACCGGAATTAGAACATTCAGCTCAATTATTTGATATCTCTGGAGAAAAAATGGAGCTCTTATTGGATTTCCCTACCCATGGGGAGCCTCATTATGCAGCAGGAATTCCAGCAAGCATCATTAAAGAAAATTCTCAGAAGATCTTTAAATTGGCCGAAAACAAGCACGAATACGCAGCGCTTTCTGTTAATGATGCCAAGGTAGAACGGGATGGTAACGAAGTACATGTTTACATGACCATGATACGTAGCCACTTTACTCCAGATAATATAGAAGGAATAAAAGTAGGAGATAAAGTGTATTTCCATATTACCAACCATGAACAAGATTTTGATGTGCCACACGGTTTTGCCATGATTGGTGCAAACAATTCAGAGTTGCTTATTATGCCAGGTCAAACTAAAACCCTGGTATGGGAACCTAAACAAGTTGGGGTATGGCCATTCTATTGTACAGACTTCTGTTCTGCCTTACACCAAGAAATGCAAGGTTATGTGAGAGTTTCACCAAAAAGTTCCAATATTGAGCTTAGCTGGTCCCTTGGGGACGATTAA
- a CDS encoding fasciclin domain-containing protein, which produces MKTTLQTFFLLAMILLFISCGEKKESGQNDDTNPTEVSNSEAPERQGQAFIKDDESQPTVLDIAIGSKDHTILVKAVQAAQLENVLVNAGPLMVFAPTDAAFKELPEETLNDLMKPENKEKLAYILKHHVTPGNYNKEFLKKFKKLGQASDQSIPVEVKGDDVYVGGAKILASVPAGNGIVHVVDKVILPENSN; this is translated from the coding sequence ATGAAAACAACACTTCAAACCTTCTTTCTTCTTGCGATGATTTTATTGTTCATCTCTTGTGGTGAGAAAAAGGAATCGGGACAAAATGATGATACAAACCCTACAGAAGTTTCAAATTCTGAAGCTCCTGAAAGACAAGGCCAGGCATTTATTAAAGACGATGAGTCTCAACCTACCGTATTGGATATTGCCATTGGAAGTAAAGATCATACCATATTGGTTAAAGCGGTGCAGGCCGCCCAATTGGAAAATGTCCTTGTAAATGCCGGGCCACTTATGGTGTTTGCACCTACTGATGCAGCTTTTAAAGAGTTGCCCGAAGAAACATTGAACGATTTAATGAAACCAGAAAACAAAGAAAAACTGGCATATATCCTTAAACATCACGTAACCCCTGGGAATTATAATAAGGAATTCCTTAAAAAGTTCAAAAAATTAGGCCAGGCCAGTGATCAAAGTATTCCGGTGGAAGTAAAAGGCGATGATGTATATGTGGGCGGCGCAAAAATATTGGCAAGTGTACCTGCGGGAAATGGAATTGTACACGTAGTAGATAAAGTAATCCTACCCGAAAATTCAAATTAA
- a CDS encoding c-type cytochrome: MKYVFKSLFLFGFALLVSCGGKGDKKEKEEIQLGDYEKNVVKEPEAAPPEADLIDMSNKGIGPVKNLELPENIDQGMVAKGKAIFDSKCLACHKPTKKFIGPAPIGVLERRSPEWVMNMILNPVEMVQNDPVAKQLLIDYNGAPMANQGLTEEEARQILEYFRTLK; encoded by the coding sequence ATGAAATATGTATTTAAAAGCCTCTTCCTCTTCGGATTTGCACTGCTTGTTAGTTGCGGCGGAAAAGGGGACAAAAAAGAAAAAGAAGAAATCCAATTGGGCGATTATGAAAAAAATGTGGTAAAAGAACCAGAGGCCGCTCCTCCGGAAGCAGATCTTATTGATATGTCCAATAAAGGTATTGGGCCTGTTAAGAATTTGGAGCTTCCTGAAAATATAGATCAGGGAATGGTGGCTAAGGGAAAAGCGATATTTGATTCTAAATGTCTTGCCTGTCACAAACCAACTAAGAAATTTATAGGTCCGGCGCCCATTGGTGTTCTAGAAAGAAGATCGCCGGAATGGGTAATGAACATGATATTAAACCCCGTGGAGATGGTTCAAAACGATCCTGTGGCCAAACAATTACTTATTGACTATAACGGAGCTCCAATGGCTAATCAAGGGTTAACCGAGGAGGAAGCTAGACAAATTTTGGAATATTTTAGAACACTAAAATAA
- a CDS encoding MlaE family ABC transporter permease, whose amino-acid sequence MGREKTIMDSSKVFFAEIGDMTYFTARFFREAFKPPFEFKELLRQCYNMGNRSLLLVGVTGFILGLVFTIQSRPTLMEFGAESWMPSMVSISIVREIGPVIIALISAGRIGSGIGAELGSMRVTEQIDAMEVSGTNPFKYLVVTRILATTLMLPLLILIGDAIALFGSAIIENLKGEVSFQLYFNQVFDALSFADLIPATIKSFFFGFAIGLVGCYKGYYCSKGTVGVGEASNAAVVYTSMLLFVIDFIAVFVTDIFYG is encoded by the coding sequence ATGGGGAGAGAGAAAACCATAATGGATAGTTCAAAAGTGTTTTTTGCTGAAATAGGTGACATGACTTATTTCACTGCCCGATTCTTTCGGGAGGCCTTTAAGCCACCTTTTGAGTTTAAAGAATTATTGCGGCAATGTTATAACATGGGCAATCGTTCGCTATTATTGGTAGGGGTTACGGGCTTTATTTTAGGTTTGGTATTTACCATACAGTCTAGGCCAACGCTAATGGAATTTGGCGCAGAATCTTGGATGCCTTCCATGGTTAGTATCTCAATCGTTAGGGAGATAGGCCCGGTTATAATCGCTCTTATTTCTGCAGGAAGGATAGGATCAGGCATCGGTGCAGAACTTGGATCCATGAGGGTTACAGAGCAAATTGATGCTATGGAGGTTTCGGGCACCAATCCATTCAAATACCTGGTGGTTACTCGAATATTGGCTACTACCTTAATGTTGCCATTACTGATTCTTATAGGTGATGCCATAGCACTTTTCGGTTCAGCGATCATCGAAAATCTAAAAGGTGAAGTTTCTTTCCAGCTCTATTTCAATCAGGTTTTTGATGCACTTAGCTTTGCCGATCTAATTCCCGCCACCATAAAATCCTTCTTTTTTGGATTCGCTATAGGCTTGGTGGGATGTTATAAGGGATATTATTGTTCCAAAGGTACAGTAGGAGTGGGAGAGGCTTCTAATGCCGCCGTTGTCTATACATCCATGTTATTGTTTGTAATAGATTTTATAGCTGTTTTTGTAACCGATATATTTTATGGATAA
- a CDS encoding ABC transporter ATP-binding protein, with translation MQDPINIAPVLEVKDLKKSFGGQAVLNGFNLKLFKGESLVVMGKSGSGKSVMIKCLVGLIQADSGSIKIKDHDITKLGQKELDILRTEIGFLFQGSALYDSMTVRENLEFPLRRHKKMLKLKEHTETLVLEALNSVGLAHAIDLMPAELSGGMQRRVALARALILKPKIILYDEPTTGLDPITSKEIIELMRTIQDTYNTSSLIITHDVDCARVISNRMILLVDGINYVEGTYQELLASNDPKVKAFFKN, from the coding sequence ATGCAAGATCCTATCAACATAGCACCCGTCTTGGAAGTAAAGGATTTAAAAAAATCTTTTGGCGGTCAAGCAGTGCTCAACGGTTTTAACTTGAAACTTTTTAAAGGTGAGAGTCTGGTGGTAATGGGCAAATCGGGTTCGGGGAAATCTGTAATGATAAAGTGCCTGGTTGGTTTAATACAAGCCGATAGTGGAAGTATTAAGATCAAAGATCATGACATTACCAAGTTGGGTCAAAAAGAATTGGATATTTTGCGAACAGAGATTGGATTTTTATTTCAGGGAAGTGCCCTTTATGATTCCATGACGGTTCGCGAAAATCTGGAATTCCCCTTGAGACGCCATAAAAAAATGCTTAAATTAAAAGAACATACAGAAACCCTGGTTTTGGAAGCATTGAATAGCGTAGGGCTGGCGCATGCCATAGATCTTATGCCAGCAGAACTTTCTGGCGGAATGCAGAGGAGGGTAGCCTTGGCAAGAGCCCTTATTTTAAAGCCAAAAATAATTTTGTATGACGAGCCCACAACGGGTCTGGACCCCATAACGTCCAAGGAAATAATTGAGCTTATGCGAACTATTCAAGATACATATAATACTTCTTCGTTAATCATAACCCATGATGTGGACTGTGCACGAGTAATTTCCAATAGGATGATATTATTGGTAGATGGGATTAATTATGTAGAAGGCACTTATCAGGAATTATTAGCTTCTAATGATCCAAAAGTGAAAGCATTCTTTAAAAATTAA
- a CDS encoding MlaD family protein, which produces MNKSTSQKIKLGVFVVVGSLLLFAALYFIGNRQYLFSNNIQIYAEFANVNGLQLGNNVRYSGINVGTVGKIEMLGESKIIIEMVVEEKTGNFIRKNAIATIGSDGLVGSMVVNILPGKGEAPFVTSGDTIVSYSKIGADDMLSTLNVTNENAALLTSDLLKITNKILEGKGTLGVLIADTTMAGNIKETIEKLKATTISTSNTMHKLNKVIAKINMEGSVAGVLLNDTVTGQQLKTVLNNLEQSSDDINGTTNNLEGIVAEIKNGEGALNYLTTDEELVKDIDSTMLYIKESTFKLNQNMEALKHNFFFRGYFRKLERQKKRENKRN; this is translated from the coding sequence ATGAACAAGTCAACTTCACAAAAAATAAAATTGGGGGTATTTGTAGTTGTAGGATCGCTTCTTCTTTTTGCTGCCCTATATTTTATAGGAAATAGACAGTATTTATTCAGTAATAACATTCAGATCTATGCGGAATTTGCCAATGTGAATGGTTTGCAACTAGGGAATAATGTGCGCTATTCTGGAATTAATGTGGGAACGGTAGGTAAAATTGAAATGCTAGGGGAATCAAAAATCATTATCGAGATGGTGGTGGAAGAAAAGACGGGCAATTTTATTCGGAAAAATGCTATTGCTACTATTGGTTCAGATGGTTTGGTTGGAAGTATGGTAGTGAATATACTTCCCGGAAAAGGAGAGGCTCCATTTGTAACTTCTGGCGATACTATTGTATCCTATAGTAAAATTGGGGCAGACGATATGCTATCTACTTTAAATGTCACCAATGAAAATGCAGCATTGCTTACTTCGGATTTATTGAAGATCACCAATAAAATCCTGGAAGGTAAAGGAACGCTTGGGGTTTTGATCGCAGACACCACAATGGCAGGGAACATTAAAGAAACCATAGAGAAACTCAAAGCAACTACTATAAGTACTTCTAATACCATGCACAAATTAAATAAAGTGATTGCTAAAATAAATATGGAGGGAAGTGTGGCCGGTGTCCTTCTTAATGATACGGTCACTGGGCAACAATTAAAAACAGTGCTCAATAATTTAGAGCAATCCAGCGACGATATAAATGGTACGACAAACAACTTAGAAGGGATTGTTGCGGAAATAAAAAATGGGGAAGGCGCTCTAAATTACCTAACAACAGATGAGGAGTTGGTGAAGGATATAGACTCCACCATGCTATATATAAAAGAATCGACTTTTAAGTTGAACCAAAATATGGAAGCCTTAAAACACAATTTTTTCTTTAGGGGGTATTTTAGAAAGTTGGAAAGACAAAAAAAGAGAGAAAATAAACGCAATTAA
- a CDS encoding patatin-like phospholipase family protein, with product MGTGLVLSGGGARGVAHIGALKAFEEYHIEITHISGTSAGAIVGAMYAAGNSWQDIFRFFKVVPVFNYRRYAINKPGFIDTLKFYKDFEGFFKKDDFASLEKKLFVTATNLLDGKIKIFSSGELIKPVLALASFPGVFTPISINNGVYVDGGILNNFPVEPLKSICDKIIGVFVNPVETIQIKELSHSYNIINRSLQISLGNQSRHKFKDCDFVISPTGLTKYGIFNLKTLDIILDIGYNAAIKELEMHKHMI from the coding sequence ATGGGAACTGGATTGGTTCTATCGGGTGGAGGTGCGCGCGGTGTCGCACATATTGGAGCGCTCAAAGCCTTTGAGGAGTATCATATTGAAATAACCCACATTTCGGGCACCAGTGCTGGAGCAATCGTTGGAGCAATGTATGCTGCTGGAAATTCCTGGCAAGATATTTTTAGATTCTTTAAGGTAGTTCCTGTTTTCAATTATCGGCGCTATGCGATAAACAAACCAGGGTTTATAGACACGCTAAAATTTTATAAAGACTTTGAAGGCTTTTTTAAAAAAGATGATTTCGCTTCTTTGGAAAAAAAGCTATTTGTTACCGCTACCAATTTGTTGGATGGTAAAATTAAGATTTTCAGTTCTGGAGAATTAATAAAACCGGTATTAGCTTTGGCCTCTTTTCCAGGCGTGTTTACTCCTATTTCTATTAATAATGGGGTTTATGTAGATGGTGGGATCCTTAATAATTTCCCGGTGGAACCTCTAAAATCTATTTGCGACAAAATAATTGGAGTGTTCGTAAATCCAGTAGAGACCATTCAAATTAAAGAATTAAGCCATTCCTATAATATAATAAATAGGTCCTTGCAAATAAGTTTGGGAAATCAATCACGGCATAAATTTAAAGATTGTGATTTCGTTATTTCTCCAACAGGCCTTACTAAGTACGGAATCTTCAATTTAAAAACTTTAGACATTATTTTGGATATAGGTTACAATGCCGCAATAAAAGAATTGGAAATGCACAAACACATGATATAA
- a CDS encoding peroxiredoxin: METEEKQLYYMPRIGDNAEDFEAITTHGKLQFSDFADGKWVILFSHPADFTPVCTTELSGFAERKNEFDALNTKLIGLSIDSIHSHLAWVNNVKEKTGVYLDFPIIADIDMKVAKLYGMLQPNESETAAVRAVFFIDPYFKIRLIMYYPLNVGRNMDEILRALMGLQISDEYSVALPLNWKKGDKVIVPPPKTLKEMEKRIKDDSYEKVDFYLAKKDLKLD; this comes from the coding sequence ATGGAAACTGAAGAAAAGCAACTGTACTACATGCCTCGAATTGGCGATAATGCTGAAGATTTTGAAGCAATAACGACCCATGGAAAACTCCAATTTTCAGATTTTGCCGATGGGAAATGGGTGATCTTATTTTCACATCCTGCAGATTTCACCCCAGTATGCACCACTGAACTAAGTGGCTTTGCAGAAAGAAAAAATGAATTTGATGCGCTCAATACAAAACTAATAGGTTTGAGCATAGATAGTATCCACTCTCATTTGGCGTGGGTAAACAATGTAAAAGAAAAAACCGGAGTCTACCTGGATTTTCCAATTATTGCAGATATAGATATGAAGGTGGCAAAGTTGTATGGAATGCTACAACCAAATGAAAGCGAAACAGCAGCAGTAAGAGCTGTGTTTTTTATTGATCCCTATTTCAAAATCAGATTGATAATGTACTATCCTTTGAATGTAGGACGAAATATGGATGAAATCTTAAGAGCGCTAATGGGACTACAAATTTCCGATGAATATAGTGTGGCCTTACCCTTAAACTGGAAAAAAGGAGATAAAGTAATTGTACCACCACCAAAAACGTTGAAAGAAATGGAAAAAAGAATCAAGGATGACTCCTACGAGAAAGTAGACTTCTATTTGGCTAAAAAAGATCTGAAATTAGACTAA